The sequence below is a genomic window from Bacteroidia bacterium.
TAATCGATGTATATAGCCGCTACATTGTTGGCTGGGATATATCCAATACCATGGATGCCGACTGGGTGGTAAGAACACTTAAAATGGCAGTAGAATCACATGGCAAACCGCAAATCATCAACTCCGATCAAGGAACTCAATTTACAAGTGAAGAATATATCTCCTATGTCAAGTCACTTCAAACTGTTGCCATTTCAATGGATGGAAAAGGAAGAGCAACTGACAATGC
It includes:
- a CDS encoding DDE-type integrase/transposase/recombinase, which produces IDVYSRYIVGWDISNTMDADWVVRTLKMAVESHGKPQIINSDQGTQFTSEEYISYVKSLQTVAISMDGKGRATDNAHIERFFRTIKHDRLYLNPSANGHELFNECNTFINYYNAKRTHSSIGKIPPVALFKRAA